A single region of the Actinoplanes sp. SE50/110 genome encodes:
- a CDS encoding aldose epimerase family protein, whose translation MTRIDSTPFGEAPDGTAIEKWTLTGASGASVSVLTWGATIQSVIVPDRDGRLGEVTLGFADMSGYTDPDNPYFGATIGRYGNRIGGGTFTLDGQAYKLAGNEGANTLHGGLRGFDKRVWAATEVTDGVRMTYTSPDGEEGFPGAVETAVTFSFDDELRLRIDYHATTDQPTVVNLTNHAYWNLAGEGSGTIGDHLLQINAGHYTPVDAALIPTGELAPVEGTPFDFRTFHAIGERLRDDDPQLAYGRGYDHNYVLADRVAAIVRDPATGRQLTIETTEPGVQFYSGNFLDGRLRGISGRQYRQGDAFALETQHYPDSPNQPHFPSTTLRPGETYTSSTTHTFGVFG comes from the coding sequence GCGAGCGGGGCGTCGGTGTCGGTCCTCACCTGGGGTGCCACCATCCAGTCGGTGATCGTGCCGGATCGGGACGGGCGGCTGGGCGAGGTGACGCTCGGCTTCGCCGACATGAGCGGTTACACCGACCCGGACAATCCGTACTTCGGCGCGACCATCGGGCGGTACGGGAACCGGATCGGCGGCGGTACGTTCACCCTCGACGGGCAGGCGTACAAGCTGGCCGGGAACGAGGGGGCGAATACGCTGCACGGCGGGCTGCGCGGTTTCGACAAGCGGGTCTGGGCGGCCACCGAGGTCACGGACGGGGTGCGGATGACGTACACCAGTCCTGACGGTGAAGAAGGTTTTCCCGGCGCCGTCGAGACGGCCGTGACCTTCAGCTTCGACGACGAGCTCCGGCTGCGGATCGACTATCACGCGACGACCGACCAGCCGACCGTGGTGAATCTGACCAACCACGCGTACTGGAATCTGGCCGGCGAGGGCAGTGGGACGATCGGCGACCATCTTCTGCAGATCAACGCCGGCCATTACACGCCGGTCGACGCGGCGCTGATTCCGACCGGTGAACTGGCGCCGGTCGAGGGCACCCCGTTCGATTTCCGCACGTTCCACGCGATCGGTGAACGGCTGCGCGACGACGATCCGCAATTGGCGTACGGGCGGGGCTACGACCACAATTATGTGCTCGCCGACCGGGTGGCGGCGATCGTCCGGGACCCGGCGACCGGGCGGCAGCTGACCATCGAGACGACCGAGCCGGGCGTGCAGTTCTACTCCGGGAACTTCCTCGACGGTCGGCTGCGCGGCATCTCCGGGCGGCAGTACCGGCAGGGTGACGCGTTCGCGCTGGAAACCCAGCACTACCCGGACAGCCCGAACCAGCCGCATTTCCCGTCGACGACGCTGCGGCCGGGGGAGACGTACACGTCGAGCACGACGCACACGTTCGGCGTCTTCGGCTGA